The Candidatus Thermoplasmatota archaeon genome segment GCAGTGTGAATAAATTCAATTTTATTACCTGGCGGACTTCCAAAAACACGTTTAAAATATTGTTGTATCTTTCGTTCTGCGACAATACGTTCTAACTCTTGTTGAGGTGTGTTCGATGCAAGATAAATGGGATATCGTGGTGCAAAGAATTTTAAAAATTCGAGTGCACCAGGAACATATGGGCAGGTAACGACTTTTTGATAAACGATATATGAAAACCGTTGTCCAAGATCACGTTCAACTTCAGGAGTATACGGTTTTTTTAAAATATTTTCATAGATATATTTAAATTTTACATATCGTGAAAATGCATGATGCCGTACGTGATAATCGATAATGTCATCGATATATTCATGATACTCTTGAAATAATTCGCGAAATGCCTCTGTTTTTAGATCAACAGATTCAATGATGACTCCGTCGAAATCCATAATAATAAGTTTAAGCATAGAGTTCACGAAATCCATTCATATTTCTTTCACACGTGTTGTATTTTTGAGATTCTCTGCAAAGGTCGAAATCACTGCTTACTGAATACCTCAAGAAGATTTTTCACCGCCTGAATCTCCATATCAAGCCGAGATTCCTTCGCATATGATCCTATATGAGGTGTTAGAATAATATTTCCAAGTTCGGTGAGAGGACCTGCATAGGGTTCCTGAGTATAAACATCCAGTGCTGCACCTGCCAGTGATTGTGTTTTTAATGCTTCGTACAAGGCATGTTCGTCAAGGATCTCCCCTCTCGAAAGATTTAAGAGAAACGCCTGTTTTTTCATCAATGCTAGCTCAGATTTACCGAGCAGTGGTTTACCTTCAGGTGATTTTGAAACATGGACACTGACAATATCGCTTTTTTGAAGCAGATCAGATA includes the following:
- a CDS encoding HAD hydrolase-like protein; this encodes MLKLIIMDFDGVIIESVDLKTEAFRELFQEYHEYIDDIIDYHVRHHAFSRYVKFKYIYENILKKPYTPEVERDLGQRFSYIVYQKVVTCPYVPGALEFLKFFAPRYPIYLASNTPQQELERIVAERKIQQYFKRVFGSPPGNKIEFIHTALTAEHAQPQQAIYIGDMREDYNVARKTGVKFIGRKNIESFDDFCVPNFPNLLDIKEWIVRDIKEK